A genome region from Deltaproteobacteria bacterium includes the following:
- a CDS encoding urate hydroxylase PuuD: protein MGAHTWAEAFFRWIHVVAGVLWIGHLYFFNWVNGPLQKVLDGETKKKVNPELLPRALYFFRWGAAFTWVTGILLIMMVYYMYPSAMMVTEGGNAGVAIAAGAAVVLVLPFAYDAIWKTGLAKNEEMLVVITYVIVVGIMAGLTYGLGMPGRAIYIHIGSMFGTSMAFNVWFRIWPNQRKIIAAVKEGTPPDAALVALAGLRSKHNTYMSVPLIFAMISNHYPNMYGGQLAWVWMTVVIGLAWAITKHLYTISGKPAASAF, encoded by the coding sequence ATGGGAGCACATACCTGGGCAGAAGCATTTTTCCGGTGGATCCACGTCGTCGCAGGCGTGCTGTGGATCGGACACCTTTATTTCTTTAATTGGGTCAACGGCCCGTTGCAAAAGGTTCTGGACGGAGAGACCAAGAAGAAGGTCAACCCCGAACTCCTGCCGCGTGCCCTCTATTTCTTCCGGTGGGGAGCGGCCTTCACCTGGGTGACCGGCATCCTACTCATCATGATGGTCTACTACATGTACCCGTCGGCCATGATGGTGACCGAGGGCGGAAACGCTGGCGTGGCGATTGCGGCCGGCGCCGCGGTCGTGCTGGTGCTTCCGTTCGCCTACGACGCGATCTGGAAGACCGGGCTGGCGAAGAATGAGGAGATGCTCGTCGTCATCACCTACGTCATTGTTGTTGGGATCATGGCCGGACTGACCTACGGACTCGGAATGCCAGGACGGGCCATTTATATCCATATTGGATCGATGTTCGGCACGTCAATGGCATTCAACGTGTGGTTCCGCATCTGGCCGAACCAGCGTAAAATCATTGCCGCCGTCAAGGAAGGCACTCCGCCCGACGCTGCCCTCGTGGCGCTGGCGGGACTCCGGTCCAAGCACAACACCTACATGTCCGTGCCGCTCATCTTCGCGATGATCAGCAACCACTATCCGAACATGTACGGCGGGCAGCTTGCCTGGGTGTGGATGACCGTCGTGATCGGTCTTGCCTGGGCGATCACCAAGCACCTTTACACGATTTCCGGGAAACCGGCCGCTTCGGCCTTCTGA
- a CDS encoding MFS transporter, which produces MDSPPAQTGSSAQLRGNPFSRWLVRTGIYYGWTMTLVAFVCGLWSIGFIFYTYGIFREPIRHDLGWNVSTLTAAYAGYTILMAIWGPAAARLTERYGSRQIVLAGTFILPVAMVGISFARTEFQFFIAFSVLASLGTAFLGMIPNYAALNQWFTANKAQSFSWASAGISSAGMTLVPFTQYLLNHYGWREAYRINAALLVITVLPLVLLTFYDRPSDLGVPEETPPPADPDAEPDRLMEFREIAFDKRFILSVLSLSLASACWSVILQSFVSDLSTRDTGYRWTQGDAATLYTCMAVLCAIGKPIFGALGDRMERRRAIIFAVSMQVAGFVLITVTRWATLVPFSFLGVPVDLLLVSGVLLYGLGVGGTLPLFSALHADQFGRLSFPRVSGLATPFNVAIISVMYLVTGAMYDRYLSYLPQGWLMLAAYAVSIGAILILLIRVKRPRNPRRTFETPLERAEPV; this is translated from the coding sequence ATGGACTCCCCCCCTGCCCAGACCGGCTCCAGTGCCCAGCTTCGAGGCAATCCCTTCAGCCGCTGGCTCGTCCGGACCGGTATCTACTACGGCTGGACGATGACACTGGTCGCCTTCGTCTGCGGGCTGTGGTCGATCGGGTTTATCTTTTACACGTATGGCATTTTCCGGGAACCGATCCGTCACGATCTCGGATGGAACGTCTCCACCCTGACCGCGGCTTATGCCGGGTACACCATTCTCATGGCCATCTGGGGGCCGGCGGCGGCGAGACTGACCGAGCGGTACGGTTCCCGCCAGATCGTTCTTGCCGGCACGTTTATTCTTCCGGTGGCGATGGTGGGAATCTCGTTTGCCCGGACCGAGTTCCAGTTCTTCATCGCCTTTTCCGTTCTGGCATCCCTTGGCACGGCATTCCTGGGAATGATCCCGAACTATGCGGCCCTGAACCAGTGGTTCACCGCGAACAAGGCCCAGTCGTTCTCGTGGGCGTCTGCCGGGATTTCCAGCGCTGGCATGACGCTCGTTCCCTTTACCCAGTACCTTCTCAACCATTACGGCTGGCGTGAAGCTTACCGGATCAATGCCGCCCTTCTGGTGATAACCGTGCTGCCGCTGGTGCTGCTGACGTTCTACGACCGGCCTTCGGACCTGGGCGTTCCCGAAGAAACACCCCCTCCCGCCGACCCGGATGCCGAACCTGACCGCCTGATGGAGTTCCGTGAAATCGCATTCGACAAGCGGTTTATCCTGTCGGTTCTGTCGCTGAGTCTCGCCTCGGCCTGCTGGTCCGTGATCCTCCAGTCCTTCGTCAGCGACCTGAGCACCCGCGACACCGGCTACCGGTGGACCCAGGGTGATGCGGCCACGCTATACACCTGCATGGCCGTGCTCTGCGCCATAGGAAAGCCCATCTTCGGCGCGCTCGGCGACCGGATGGAGCGCCGGCGTGCGATCATCTTTGCCGTCTCGATGCAGGTGGCCGGTTTTGTCCTGATTACCGTTACCCGCTGGGCGACGCTGGTGCCGTTCAGCTTCCTGGGGGTGCCGGTCGATCTCTTGCTGGTCTCCGGCGTCCTTCTTTACGGCCTTGGAGTCGGGGGAACCCTGCCCCTGTTCAGCGCGCTCCATGCCGACCAGTTCGGGCGTCTCTCCTTCCCACGGGTTTCGGGCCTTGCGACGCCATTCAACGTGGCGATCATCAGCGTCATGTACCTGGTGACAGGGGCCATGTACGACCGGTACCTTTCTTACCTCCCTCAGGGCTGGCTCATGCTGGCCGCCTATGCCGTCTCGATCGGTGCGATCCTGATCCTGCTCATCCGGGTGAAACGTCCGCGAAACCCGAGACGGACATTTGAAACTCCGCTCGAAAGGGCCGAGCCGGTCTGA
- a CDS encoding response regulator — protein MPKAKILLVDDVQGIIDQERAFLDGRDLEISEALNGLDALKLVKTEKPNVVFLDLNLPGLNGDAVCKTIKTLPGLERTAVIIVTGDAEDKSLKRCFQAGCDAYVVKPMTRESMLEKLDMVLSEQELDELEAAADVPSGDDAATE, from the coding sequence ATGCCGAAAGCCAAAATCCTACTCGTTGACGATGTTCAGGGGATTATCGACCAGGAACGCGCCTTCCTCGATGGCCGCGACCTTGAAATCTCCGAGGCACTCAACGGGCTCGATGCCCTGAAACTGGTCAAAACGGAAAAGCCCAACGTGGTGTTCCTGGATCTCAACCTGCCCGGCCTGAATGGCGATGCTGTCTGCAAGACGATCAAGACCCTGCCGGGGCTCGAACGCACGGCTGTCATCATCGTAACTGGCGATGCCGAGGACAAGAGTCTCAAGCGCTGTTTCCAGGCCGGGTGCGATGCCTACGTCGTGAAGCCGATGACCCGGGAATCGATGCTCGAAAAGCTGGATATGGTCCTGTCCGAACAGGAACTGGATGAACTCGAAGCGGCCGCCGATGTCCCGTCCGGTGATGACGCCGCTACCGAGTGA
- the ptsP gene encoding phosphoenolpyruvate--protein phosphotransferase: protein MIHERPPDPTSKKLALLDKIANLIARSHGVQDILASIVVSVAETMEMDVCSVYLLDESGQYLTLAATRGLDTESVGKVRLSTQEGLTGLAIEKMQTVTVRNAPLHPRYKYFPETQEEKYSSFLATPIILREKAIGVLTIQTKEVYDFTVDDTRIVTTIASLLGTIIQNSRLLDSIDNYKAAADGSTSRSRKADREGKKPESQAAASLEGALLRGLPASPGVAMGRAVVTTAEQDALFLDDVYLGEKQELERLRTSIKAAENDIKDAEARVAEKLSDEEAKIFSTHLMFLEDPGFIGKIEQRIAEGKSAPLAIRDVVGSYVKILSDAKDPYAREKVIDIEDVGRRLITKIVNKPRLEVPFNDRYILVSHLITPSDAVEMDPQKVVGMISGQGGPTSHAAILARSMEIPAVVGIEDQYRSIRTGDYVILDGNTGNIHVNPRPAILKEFRRVKRELDLSRRELDDAGTGKAKTTDGERIQLLGNLNLVADLKLIKHYGAEGVGLYRTEFLFLMHKTFPAEEEQFRSYSRVAKELKTQGAVIRILDVGGDKFLEGLNERREDNPYLGWRSIRVLLDLVHVFKVQLRAIFRASSLGKVSILLPMVTTVEEIRKAKAIIEEVKQELRQEGVAFDKHVPVGAMIEVPTAVLIADALAAEADFLSIGSNDLTQYALAVDRNNQRVAKMYDSLHPSVLKLIKWTVEAGGRAGKPVSICGEMGADLTALPVLIGLGLTSFSIAPPLIPVVRYLVKSLSAKDCRELAAEALTCSTAAEVRKLVGTEISRLPAYRLTQIRNAMKG, encoded by the coding sequence TTGATTCATGAGCGTCCACCTGATCCCACGTCCAAGAAGCTGGCGCTGCTGGACAAGATCGCCAACCTGATTGCCCGCTCCCACGGTGTTCAGGACATCCTGGCAAGCATTGTCGTTTCGGTGGCCGAGACGATGGAGATGGACGTCTGCTCGGTGTACCTGCTCGACGAATCGGGACAGTACCTGACGCTGGCCGCGACCAGGGGGCTGGATACCGAATCGGTCGGCAAGGTCCGCCTTTCGACACAGGAAGGTCTTACCGGCCTCGCCATCGAGAAGATGCAGACGGTGACGGTCCGGAACGCACCGCTGCATCCCCGCTACAAGTATTTCCCCGAGACGCAGGAGGAAAAGTACTCCTCGTTTCTCGCCACGCCGATCATTCTCCGTGAAAAAGCGATCGGCGTCCTGACGATCCAGACGAAAGAGGTCTATGACTTTACTGTCGATGACACGCGGATCGTCACGACTATCGCGAGTCTTCTGGGTACGATTATCCAGAACAGCCGGCTTCTGGATTCGATTGATAACTACAAGGCCGCGGCTGACGGCTCCACGTCACGGTCCCGCAAGGCTGACCGCGAAGGAAAGAAGCCGGAGTCGCAGGCGGCGGCATCTCTCGAAGGCGCGCTGCTTCGCGGGCTTCCTGCATCACCTGGCGTGGCCATGGGGCGTGCAGTTGTCACGACGGCCGAGCAGGACGCCCTGTTCCTGGATGATGTTTATCTGGGTGAGAAGCAGGAACTGGAACGCCTCCGTACATCGATCAAGGCTGCCGAGAACGACATCAAGGATGCCGAAGCACGGGTTGCGGAAAAGCTGTCTGACGAGGAAGCCAAGATATTCTCCACGCACCTCATGTTCCTGGAAGACCCTGGCTTTATCGGAAAGATCGAGCAGCGGATCGCCGAGGGCAAGAGCGCGCCGCTCGCTATCCGCGATGTGGTCGGCTCATATGTGAAAATCCTGAGCGATGCGAAGGATCCGTACGCGCGCGAGAAGGTCATAGACATAGAAGACGTGGGGCGGCGGCTCATCACGAAAATCGTCAACAAGCCCCGGCTCGAAGTTCCATTCAATGACCGGTACATCCTGGTCTCCCATCTCATCACGCCATCGGATGCGGTGGAAATGGACCCGCAAAAGGTGGTCGGCATGATCTCCGGTCAGGGCGGCCCGACTTCCCATGCGGCCATTCTTGCGCGGAGCATGGAGATACCCGCCGTTGTCGGCATCGAGGACCAGTACCGCTCGATCCGTACGGGTGACTACGTGATCCTCGACGGCAATACCGGCAATATCCACGTCAATCCGCGGCCGGCGATCTTGAAGGAGTTCCGCCGGGTAAAGCGCGAACTGGACCTGAGCCGCCGGGAACTGGACGATGCCGGCACGGGCAAGGCCAAGACCACCGATGGAGAACGGATCCAGCTCCTTGGCAATCTCAACCTCGTTGCCGACCTGAAACTGATCAAGCACTACGGAGCCGAAGGTGTGGGGCTTTACCGGACCGAGTTCCTTTTTCTCATGCACAAGACCTTCCCGGCAGAGGAGGAACAGTTCCGTTCATACAGCCGTGTGGCGAAGGAACTGAAAACCCAGGGAGCGGTTATCCGCATCCTCGATGTTGGCGGCGACAAGTTCCTGGAAGGCCTCAATGAACGTCGCGAGGACAACCCCTATCTGGGCTGGAGGTCCATTCGCGTGCTCCTGGACCTGGTTCATGTGTTCAAGGTCCAGCTCCGTGCGATTTTCCGCGCATCTTCCTTGGGAAAAGTGTCCATTCTCCTCCCGATGGTCACGACGGTGGAGGAAATCCGGAAGGCCAAGGCCATTATCGAGGAGGTCAAGCAGGAACTCCGGCAGGAAGGCGTTGCGTTCGACAAGCATGTCCCCGTCGGCGCGATGATTGAGGTTCCGACGGCCGTACTCATCGCCGATGCGCTTGCCGCCGAGGCCGACTTCCTCAGCATCGGCAGCAACGACCTGACCCAGTACGCGCTGGCCGTGGACCGCAACAACCAGCGGGTAGCGAAGATGTACGACAGCCTTCACCCGTCTGTCCTGAAGCTGATCAAGTGGACGGTGGAAGCCGGAGGCCGGGCCGGCAAGCCCGTGTCGATCTGCGGGGAAATGGGTGCGGACCTGACGGCCCTGCCGGTCCTGATCGGGCTCGGGCTCACCAGCTTTTCCATTGCGCCGCCCCTTATACCTGTGGTTCGTTATCTGGTGAAATCGCTTTCGGCCAAGGATTGCCGTGAACTGGCGGCGGAGGCGCTGACCTGCTCCACGGCGGCCGAGGTGAGGAAGCTCGTTGGAACGGAAATATCGAGGTTGCCGGCCTACCGGCTGACCCAGATACGAAATGCGATGAAGGGATAG
- a CDS encoding glutathione S-transferase N-terminal domain-containing protein: protein MEAVTLYQFELCPFCHKVKAGLELKGVPYRKVEVNPLNKKELPPLPQGSPKKVPVVTLNGKLVEDSTAILKALDEQVKGPVTFLPADPEARAKSEMIEQWVDDDLTYALPTVIYGTREEAFKAAQVTARTSNFGFFQNLMVRAGGSLIMYQVSKRILKKRNQTDGHAWVRKELDRFEGWLGDQPFACGSEPTLADVAVHGALKCIEEFPAFGEAMSRPKLKAWFDRVQKLRDQNRAKA from the coding sequence ATGGAAGCCGTCACGCTTTACCAGTTCGAACTGTGCCCGTTCTGCCACAAGGTGAAGGCCGGCCTTGAGCTGAAGGGCGTCCCCTACCGGAAGGTGGAGGTGAACCCACTCAACAAGAAGGAACTTCCGCCGCTGCCGCAGGGGTCGCCGAAGAAAGTGCCCGTCGTCACCCTGAACGGAAAACTGGTGGAGGATTCCACGGCGATTCTGAAAGCTCTGGACGAGCAGGTGAAGGGACCGGTCACTTTCCTGCCGGCCGATCCGGAAGCCCGGGCCAAATCGGAGATGATCGAACAGTGGGTCGATGACGACCTGACGTATGCGCTTCCCACCGTGATCTATGGAACCCGCGAGGAGGCATTCAAGGCGGCGCAGGTGACGGCCCGCACCTCCAACTTCGGGTTCTTCCAGAACCTCATGGTTCGGGCCGGCGGCTCGCTCATCATGTACCAGGTGTCCAAGCGGATTCTGAAGAAGCGGAACCAGACCGATGGCCACGCCTGGGTGCGCAAGGAACTGGACCGTTTTGAGGGCTGGCTGGGTGACCAGCCGTTCGCCTGCGGCAGCGAGCCCACGCTCGCCGACGTGGCGGTCCACGGCGCGCTCAAGTGCATCGAGGAGTTCCCCGCCTTTGGCGAGGCGATGTCACGCCCGAAACTGAAGGCGTGGTTCGACCGGGTGCAGAAGCTCCGCGACCAGAACCGGGCGAAGGCTTAG
- a CDS encoding deoxyhypusine synthase family protein, producing the protein MGPIRNFMDRNYRHFNAGETVRAAQGYIRHLEQGGKMMITLGGAMSTAELGITLAEMIRQDKVHAITCTGANLEEDVFNLVAHDDYRQVPDWRNLSAKDEEKLLMDGFNRVTDCAFPETVIRDIQGVMEGYWKEASATGKGFFPYEYFYRGFEEGVWKDKNHVPWENSWLYAAWQKKLPIFTPGWEDSTLGNIFSSTLIDGITKPCAIRTGPEQMVALHDWYLATTKKNSIGFFQIGGGIAGDFPICVVPMIRQDLEMDCPLWGYFCQITDATTSYGGYSGAGGNEKITWEKLAVDTPKFEINSDATIVAPLIFAYILGQ; encoded by the coding sequence ATGGGACCGATCCGGAATTTCATGGACCGCAACTACCGCCACTTCAATGCCGGCGAAACCGTCCGCGCCGCACAGGGCTATATCCGGCACCTGGAACAGGGCGGGAAAATGATGATCACACTGGGCGGTGCCATGAGTACGGCCGAACTGGGCATCACGCTCGCGGAGATGATCCGGCAGGACAAGGTGCATGCTATCACCTGCACCGGAGCGAACCTTGAGGAAGATGTGTTCAACCTCGTCGCCCACGACGACTACCGGCAGGTGCCGGACTGGCGCAACCTGTCGGCCAAGGATGAGGAAAAGCTCCTCATGGACGGCTTCAACCGCGTGACCGACTGCGCGTTTCCGGAAACTGTCATCCGTGACATACAGGGAGTGATGGAAGGCTACTGGAAGGAGGCTTCCGCCACGGGCAAGGGCTTCTTTCCCTATGAATACTTCTACCGCGGCTTCGAGGAAGGGGTCTGGAAGGACAAGAACCACGTTCCGTGGGAGAATTCCTGGCTCTACGCCGCCTGGCAGAAAAAGCTGCCCATTTTCACCCCCGGTTGGGAGGACTCCACGCTCGGCAACATCTTTTCATCGACACTGATCGATGGCATCACCAAGCCCTGTGCCATTCGCACGGGACCGGAACAGATGGTCGCCCTGCACGACTGGTACCTGGCCACCACGAAAAAGAATTCCATCGGATTCTTCCAGATCGGCGGCGGCATCGCCGGAGACTTCCCGATCTGTGTGGTGCCGATGATCCGCCAGGATCTCGAAATGGACTGCCCTCTGTGGGGCTATTTCTGCCAGATCACCGACGCCACGACGAGCTACGGCGGCTATTCCGGCGCCGGAGGAAACGAGAAGATTACCTGGGAAAAACTGGCCGTCGATACACCCAAGTTCGAGATCAACTCGGATGCGACCATCGTCGCTCCGCTGATCTTCGCCTATATATTGGGACAATAA
- a CDS encoding glucose 1-dehydrogenase, with the protein MDTAGNAWDLTGRKALVTGASRGIGEAAAIRLARAGADLVIASRKPEQLETVAKKCRDLGRQCWVQPANVSSAEDIDRLAKAAVDRLGGLDILVNNAGTNPVMGPVLMADERGWDKTMGVNVKGPLLLCKALHPALAKSGRASVVNVASIAGLRPATMLGIYSVTKAALIMLTKVLATEWGGASIRVNAIAPGIIKTEMSRAIWQNEALLKQAMAGQAIRRIGLPEEIAEMVLFLASDASAFTTGTVMVADGGETA; encoded by the coding sequence GTGGATACGGCGGGAAATGCATGGGATCTCACGGGCAGAAAGGCCCTCGTAACGGGTGCCTCGCGTGGGATCGGGGAGGCGGCGGCCATCCGGCTGGCGAGAGCCGGAGCCGACCTGGTGATTGCTTCACGCAAGCCGGAGCAGCTTGAGACGGTGGCAAAGAAATGCCGCGACCTCGGCCGCCAGTGCTGGGTGCAGCCGGCCAACGTGTCGTCCGCCGAGGATATCGACCGGCTGGCGAAGGCGGCGGTGGACAGGCTGGGCGGCCTCGATATCCTCGTCAACAACGCCGGGACCAATCCGGTCATGGGGCCGGTGCTGATGGCCGACGAACGGGGCTGGGACAAGACGATGGGCGTGAACGTCAAGGGGCCATTACTCCTGTGCAAGGCATTGCATCCAGCACTGGCGAAAAGCGGGCGGGCGTCGGTGGTGAATGTCGCCTCGATTGCGGGCCTGAGGCCAGCCACGATGCTCGGCATATACAGCGTCACCAAGGCCGCCCTCATCATGCTGACCAAGGTACTGGCGACCGAATGGGGCGGCGCCAGCATCCGCGTGAATGCCATCGCCCCCGGCATCATCAAGACCGAAATGTCCAGGGCGATCTGGCAGAACGAGGCGCTGCTCAAGCAGGCAATGGCGGGGCAGGCGATCCGGCGGATCGGCCTGCCGGAGGAAATCGCCGAAATGGTGCTTTTCCTGGCCTCCGATGCGTCGGCGTTTACAACGGGCACGGTGATGGTGGCTGATGGCGGCGAAACGGCCTGA
- a CDS encoding diguanylate cyclase, with translation MAAKRPERAARAARDADVAIGRTILVAEDTASERNLLRKILTGAGYKVITASDGYEAIGKAIRQKVDLALLDIVMPRLNGLEATRMIKAEVGDRFVPVLLCTHRTDLQMLEDGYTSGADDYITKPIEPMELLTRVRSLLRIKAQNDRMAQLAITDHLTGLFNHRFFHERLSAEFQRSRRHRRELSLMMLDFDHFKQLNDTYGHPVGDRVLSRVGEFLKETLRESDMAFRYGGEEFSVLLPETGGKHAFQLAERIRKGISAITFPEKPGLRVTVSIGVATYPGHGDLTRERLISDADEALYGAKRDGRNRVRMAGSR, from the coding sequence ATGGCGGCGAAACGGCCTGAGCGGGCGGCACGGGCCGCGAGGGACGCTGATGTGGCAATCGGGCGCACCATACTGGTGGCCGAGGACACCGCTTCAGAGCGCAATCTGCTCCGCAAGATACTGACAGGCGCCGGCTACAAGGTAATCACGGCCAGCGACGGATACGAAGCTATCGGAAAGGCCATTCGCCAGAAGGTCGATCTGGCGCTTCTCGACATCGTCATGCCGCGGCTGAACGGGCTGGAAGCGACGCGCATGATCAAGGCAGAAGTGGGCGACCGCTTTGTCCCGGTTCTCCTGTGCACCCACCGGACCGATCTCCAGATGCTGGAGGACGGCTATACGAGCGGGGCGGATGATTACATCACGAAACCCATCGAGCCGATGGAACTCCTGACCCGCGTGCGTTCTCTCCTGAGGATCAAGGCGCAAAATGACCGGATGGCTCAATTGGCCATTACCGATCACCTGACCGGCCTGTTCAATCACCGGTTTTTCCACGAACGTCTGTCGGCCGAGTTCCAGCGGTCCCGGCGCCACCGGCGGGAACTGAGCCTCATGATGCTGGATTTCGACCACTTCAAGCAGCTCAATGACACCTATGGACATCCCGTCGGGGACCGGGTGCTTTCACGGGTGGGAGAGTTCCTGAAAGAGACGTTGAGGGAGAGCGACATGGCCTTCCGGTACGGAGGCGAGGAGTTTTCGGTGCTCCTGCCGGAAACTGGCGGGAAACACGCCTTCCAGCTTGCCGAACGGATTCGCAAGGGGATTTCGGCGATCACATTCCCGGAAAAACCAGGATTGCGGGTGACCGTGAGTATTGGCGTCGCCACCTATCCAGGGCATGGCGACCTTACCCGCGAGAGGCTCATCAGCGATGCAGATGAGGCCCTTTACGGTGCCAAGCGGGACGGCAGAAACCGGGTCCGGATGGCCGGGTCCAGGTAG